From a region of the Thermomicrobium roseum DSM 5159 genome:
- a CDS encoding copper chaperone PCu(A)C — protein MRTVLDRIRGWFVLALTVVLASLVVSACRGTEPTPTPAPSPTPAAAVQPSPTPQPTPTATPTPTPMPTPTPMAATPTMGHGMSGHGMGSAMPGVSNEFRAGTLVIRNVWARAASQADALSAVYMVIENTGDQPDRLLHAHCDVAGTVELHETKMEGGVMKMQPVDGIDIPAKGTVELKPGGLHIMLIGLTRDLNPGDEIELELHFDKAGHVPVKAVVQKP, from the coding sequence ATGCGTACGGTGCTCGATCGAATCCGAGGTTGGTTCGTACTCGCATTGACGGTCGTTCTCGCTTCGCTTGTCGTGAGCGCGTGTCGTGGGACCGAACCGACACCGACGCCTGCTCCCAGCCCAACGCCGGCTGCGGCAGTGCAGCCGAGTCCGACCCCGCAGCCGACACCGACGGCTACCCCGACTCCGACCCCCATGCCGACGCCGACCCCAATGGCCGCAACGCCGACGATGGGGCACGGCATGAGTGGACACGGTATGGGCAGCGCCATGCCCGGTGTCAGCAACGAATTCCGGGCCGGCACGTTGGTCATCCGCAACGTGTGGGCACGAGCTGCCTCCCAGGCCGATGCCCTGAGCGCTGTCTACATGGTGATCGAGAACACTGGCGACCAGCCCGACCGCTTGCTGCATGCCCACTGCGACGTGGCCGGGACGGTCGAGCTCCACGAAACCAAGATGGAAGGCGGTGTCATGAAAATGCAGCCGGTCGACGGCATCGATATCCCCGCCAAGGGGACGGTCGAGCTCAAGCCCGGTGGGCTGCACATCATGCTCATCGGGTTGACGCGCGACTTGAATCCCGGTGACGAGATCGAATTGGAACTCCACTTCGACAAGGCAGGTCATGTCCCGGTCAAGGCAGTCGTCCAGAAGCCGTGA
- a CDS encoding MIP/aquaporin family protein, whose product MRELTAEFIGTMLLVLLTDGTVATARLARSHGVGGNWLTIAVGSAIAVSIAVGLAGPISGGHVNPAVTFALAAWGLFPAERVAAYVGAQLAGGFSGAVLVWLLFWRHWEATSDPAVKRGVFCTGPAIRYWPANLATECVGTAVLALGVGAAVAGRVPGAVVPWWIGGLVLAIGLALGGTTGFALNPARDAAPRLAYTLLPIAGRGDADWRYGWIPIVGPVLGALLGIGVWRLL is encoded by the coding sequence GTGCGCGAGCTCACCGCCGAGTTCATAGGGACGATGCTGCTCGTTCTCTTGACAGACGGGACAGTGGCGACCGCGCGGCTCGCTCGGTCGCACGGTGTGGGTGGGAATTGGCTCACTATCGCTGTTGGCTCGGCGATCGCGGTGAGCATCGCGGTTGGCTTGGCGGGACCGATCAGCGGCGGACACGTCAACCCAGCGGTGACGTTCGCGCTGGCGGCGTGGGGATTGTTCCCCGCCGAACGGGTCGCGGCTTACGTGGGGGCACAACTGGCAGGTGGGTTCAGCGGTGCAGTCCTGGTCTGGCTCTTGTTTTGGCGACATTGGGAAGCGACCAGTGATCCGGCAGTGAAACGTGGGGTGTTCTGTACCGGGCCAGCGATTCGCTACTGGCCGGCGAATCTGGCGACCGAATGCGTGGGGACCGCGGTACTGGCTCTCGGCGTCGGTGCGGCAGTCGCCGGTCGAGTACCGGGTGCAGTCGTGCCGTGGTGGATCGGCGGGTTGGTGTTGGCCATCGGCCTGGCGCTCGGCGGGACGACCGGCTTCGCGCTCAACCCGGCACGCGATGCGGCACCGCGGCTGGCTTACACGCTCTTACCGATCGCCGGGCGGGGCGACGCCGATTGGCGTTACGGGTGGATTCCGATCGTCGGACCAGTTCTCGGAGCCCTTCTCGGGATCGGCGTTTGGCGGTTGCTGTGA
- a CDS encoding thrombospondin type 3 repeat-containing protein, producing the protein MHVGPRHRQRPPVSWLILGLLLLAACNRAVTTTPTQSPQPAIAQRWVATGPVAPVDAGSSSVVLTIRAPAETSVSEIELRITPPEGQPQTLGPYSVQPGQTIQVEVDLTQLSGTATAGEWRAEWIDRAQPDRVLAVVSFTTRSARTITWQSSVPRTSIPAGDCRTNRTIVELGIRARGADSDESFMVYAVIESPSGQKLSLPPIEISGDQWSTLRASLCSVVPRAEQLSGTWTVRWYRSDQPTRPILSDSFGVVPAPTPTATPMPTLEWRVPTEPVQPYDCGAAVDIQVRNTAPGNQVTPVIVQAIPPGKGPVDLARVELRGNEWVTVSLVYCQAAGGAEIAGSWAVRAVDAAARQVEFGRATFEVRAIPAPTQPPAPKPQPQPQPAPPPPPPPRASVDTDGDGLPDDEELSFGTDPYNSDSDGDGLSDGSEVYVYGTDPRKRDTDVDGYTDFEEILQGSDPWDPCSPNQFAYNCQL; encoded by the coding sequence ATGCACGTAGGTCCTCGACACCGACAGCGGCCGCCGGTCAGCTGGCTCATTCTCGGCCTCCTACTGCTCGCTGCCTGTAACCGAGCCGTCACGACCACACCGACCCAATCGCCCCAACCGGCGATCGCCCAGCGTTGGGTTGCCACTGGGCCTGTTGCACCCGTCGACGCAGGGAGTTCTTCAGTCGTTCTCACGATCCGCGCGCCGGCCGAAACGAGCGTGAGCGAGATCGAGCTCCGCATCACGCCCCCCGAAGGCCAGCCCCAAACGTTGGGACCTTATTCTGTCCAGCCGGGCCAAACCATTCAGGTGGAAGTCGACCTGACTCAGCTGAGCGGCACCGCCACGGCCGGCGAGTGGCGTGCCGAGTGGATCGATCGGGCGCAGCCGGACCGCGTGCTCGCCGTTGTCTCCTTCACGACTCGATCGGCGCGGACGATCACCTGGCAGTCGAGCGTCCCTCGCACCTCGATACCCGCTGGCGACTGCAGAACCAACCGCACGATCGTGGAACTCGGCATCCGCGCGAGAGGGGCCGACTCCGACGAGTCGTTCATGGTCTATGCCGTCATCGAGTCGCCAAGCGGTCAGAAACTGAGCTTGCCGCCGATCGAGATTTCGGGGGATCAGTGGTCGACCCTGCGAGCCTCTCTCTGCAGTGTCGTCCCGCGTGCCGAACAGTTGTCTGGAACGTGGACGGTCCGTTGGTATCGCAGCGACCAGCCGACACGCCCCATCCTGAGTGACTCGTTCGGCGTTGTACCCGCACCCACCCCGACGGCGACGCCGATGCCCACGCTCGAGTGGCGCGTACCCACTGAACCGGTCCAACCGTACGACTGCGGTGCGGCTGTCGACATTCAAGTGCGCAATACTGCACCGGGGAACCAGGTGACGCCTGTCATCGTGCAAGCCATACCACCTGGCAAAGGTCCCGTCGATCTCGCCAGGGTGGAACTGCGGGGAAACGAGTGGGTGACCGTCAGCTTGGTCTATTGTCAGGCAGCTGGTGGAGCGGAGATCGCTGGCAGCTGGGCCGTTCGAGCGGTCGATGCAGCGGCCCGCCAGGTCGAGTTCGGCCGCGCGACGTTCGAGGTGCGAGCCATACCAGCCCCGACCCAACCACCTGCCCCCAAACCACAGCCGCAGCCACAACCAGCGCCACCACCGCCCCCGCCACCGCGAGCATCGGTCGATACCGACGGCGATGGCCTACCCGACGACGAGGAGCTGAGTTTCGGTACCGACCCGTACAACTCGGACAGCGACGGGGATGGGCTCTCCGATGGCTCGGAAGTGTATGTTTACGGCACCGATCCGCGGAAGCGCGATACGGACGTCGACGGATACACGGACTTCGAAGAGATCCTGCAAGGCAGCGATCCCTGGGATCCCTGCAGTCCGAATCAATTTGCCTATAACTGCCAGCTGTGA
- a CDS encoding SCO family protein, whose amino-acid sequence MPTRPWLRRLVVAELAAIAIVLAVVGWYVWQSRAAPSLNGMLLDPPQEIPAIQLTGSDGQPHALTDFQGKVTVVFFGYTHCPDVCPMTASTMARARAMLGNQADRVQLVFVSVDPERDSPERLASYLAKYDPTFLGLTGDEDRIRELATVFGVHYAKVESTSALGYLVEHTSSSFVLDTQGKLRAVLPFGLTPEQVASDLRALLRR is encoded by the coding sequence ATGCCTACGCGACCATGGCTTCGTCGCCTCGTCGTCGCCGAACTCGCGGCCATCGCCATCGTCCTCGCTGTCGTCGGCTGGTACGTCTGGCAGTCGCGGGCAGCCCCGTCGCTGAACGGGATGCTGCTCGACCCGCCCCAAGAGATCCCCGCCATCCAACTCACCGGGAGCGACGGCCAGCCTCATGCCTTGACCGACTTCCAGGGGAAGGTGACGGTCGTCTTTTTCGGCTACACGCACTGCCCGGACGTCTGCCCGATGACTGCCTCGACGATGGCCCGCGCACGCGCCATGCTCGGCAACCAGGCCGATCGCGTGCAGCTCGTCTTCGTCTCGGTCGACCCGGAACGCGATTCCCCTGAACGGCTGGCGAGCTATCTGGCGAAGTACGACCCGACATTCCTGGGGCTGACCGGAGACGAGGATCGGATCCGCGAGTTGGCCACCGTCTTCGGTGTCCACTATGCCAAGGTGGAATCGACGTCCGCCCTGGGATACTTGGTGGAGCATACCTCGTCCAGTTTCGTCTTGGATACCCAGGGGAAACTGCGAGCCGTCCTCCCGTTCGGGCTCACCCCGGAGCAGGTGGCGAGCGACCTCCGTGCCCTGTTGCGTCGCTGA